Proteins encoded within one genomic window of bacterium:
- a CDS encoding efflux RND transporter permease subunit gives MIERIIEFSARNRVLVLVLTAVALAGAWWAIRRVPLDAIPDLSDTQVIVFSRWDRSPDILEDQVTYPIVTALLGAPKVKAIRGFSDFGYSYVYVIFEDGTDLYWARSRVLEYLSKILPRLPEGVRTEIGPDATSVGWVYQYALVDRSGQYDLAQLRSLQDWYLRYHLQAVPGVAEVAAVGGFTKQYQVNVDPTRLLAYGIPLTQVIDAVRKSNDEVGGRLMEFAGTEYMVRGRGYLKGVDDLAQAVVGVEARTGTPILLRSVADVVVGPDMRRGVADLDGLGDTVGGIVVMRQGENALTVIERVKARLAELQPSLPPGVEVVTTYDRSGLIQRSIDTLLHALGEEMLIVSLVILVFLWHIPSAIIPIVTIPVSVVLSFLPFYYLGLSANIMSLAGIAISIGVLVDGAIVEVENAYKRLEEWVAGGRRGDFHAVRLQALKEVGPSVFFSLLVIAVAFLPIFVLVDQEGRLFRPLAISKNLAMAIAALLAITLDPAMRMLFTRMTDFRFRPRPLARLANLLVVGRYYREERHPISRVLFFLYEPACRFVLRHRALTLIVALALVASTVPVYLRLGSEFMPPLNEGDFLYMPTALPGMSVTEAQRILQAQDRVLMTFPEVARVFGKAGRADSPTDPAPFSMVETTVLLKPESEWRRVPRWYSDWPRWVQAIGARFVPPHRTFEELQNEMDRQLRFAGIPNIWTMPIKNRIDMLSTGVRTPIGIKILGPDLAVIQHIGEELEAILRGVPGTRNVLAERTAGGYYLDFDLDRAALARYGLSVDDAQSVILSAIGGETVTTAIEGRERYPVNVRYARDFRDDLPALRRVLVPTAGGAQIPLAQIADIRKREGPAMIRNENGQLAGYVYVDMSGRDIGGYVDEAKQVVGERLTLPTGYSLIWSGQYENLARVRQRLVFVLPLTIFLIALLLYLNTKSAVKAGIVLLAVPFSLVGAIWLLYALGYHLSIAVWVGMIALMGLDAETGVFMLLFLDLAYDERRRAGRMNGRADLEEAIVHGAVRRIRPKMMTVTAMFMGLLPLMWSIGTGADLMKRVAAPMVGGVFTSFGMELLVYPVLYSLWKDRFPSPRAAVTEAP, from the coding sequence ATGATCGAGCGCATCATCGAATTCAGCGCCCGCAACCGGGTGCTCGTCCTGGTGCTCACGGCGGTGGCGCTGGCGGGCGCCTGGTGGGCGATCCGCCGCGTCCCCCTCGACGCGATTCCCGACCTCTCGGACACCCAGGTGATCGTCTTCTCGCGCTGGGACCGCAGCCCCGACATCCTCGAGGACCAGGTCACCTACCCGATCGTCACCGCGCTGCTCGGCGCGCCGAAGGTGAAGGCGATCCGCGGCTTCTCCGACTTCGGCTACTCGTACGTCTACGTCATCTTCGAGGACGGCACCGATCTCTACTGGGCGCGCTCGCGGGTGCTCGAGTACCTGAGCAAGATCCTGCCGCGGCTGCCCGAGGGGGTGCGCACCGAGATCGGACCGGATGCGACGAGCGTCGGCTGGGTGTACCAGTACGCGCTGGTCGACCGCAGCGGCCAGTACGACCTGGCGCAGCTCCGCAGCCTGCAGGACTGGTACCTGCGCTATCACCTGCAGGCCGTCCCCGGCGTCGCCGAGGTGGCGGCCGTCGGCGGGTTCACCAAGCAGTACCAGGTCAACGTCGATCCGACCCGCCTGCTCGCCTACGGCATCCCGCTCACCCAGGTCATCGACGCGGTGCGCAAGAGCAACGACGAGGTCGGCGGGCGGCTGATGGAATTCGCCGGCACCGAGTACATGGTGCGCGGCCGCGGCTACCTGAAGGGCGTCGACGACCTGGCGCAGGCGGTGGTCGGCGTCGAGGCCAGGACCGGCACGCCGATCCTGCTGCGCAGCGTCGCCGACGTCGTCGTCGGGCCCGACATGCGGCGCGGCGTCGCCGACCTCGACGGCCTCGGCGACACCGTCGGCGGCATCGTCGTCATGCGCCAGGGCGAGAACGCCCTCACCGTCATCGAGCGGGTGAAGGCGCGGCTCGCGGAGCTGCAGCCGTCGCTGCCGCCCGGCGTCGAGGTCGTCACCACCTACGATCGCTCCGGCCTCATCCAACGGTCGATCGACACCCTGCTGCACGCCCTCGGCGAGGAGATGCTGATCGTCAGCCTGGTCATCCTCGTCTTCCTCTGGCACATCCCGTCGGCGATCATCCCGATCGTCACCATTCCGGTGTCGGTCGTCCTCTCCTTCCTGCCCTTCTACTATCTCGGCCTCAGCGCCAACATCATGTCGCTGGCCGGCATCGCGATCTCGATCGGCGTGCTGGTCGACGGCGCCATCGTCGAGGTCGAGAACGCCTACAAACGGCTCGAGGAGTGGGTCGCCGGCGGCCGCCGCGGCGACTTCCACGCCGTGCGCCTGCAGGCGCTCAAGGAGGTCGGGCCGTCGGTCTTCTTCTCGCTGCTGGTGATCGCCGTCGCCTTCCTGCCGATCTTCGTGCTGGTCGACCAGGAGGGCCGCCTGTTCCGGCCCCTCGCCATCTCGAAGAACCTCGCCATGGCGATCGCGGCGCTGCTCGCCATCACCCTCGATCCCGCCATGCGCATGCTGTTCACGCGCATGACCGACTTCCGCTTCCGACCGCGACCGTTGGCCCGCCTCGCCAACCTGCTGGTGGTCGGCCGCTATTACCGCGAGGAGCGGCACCCGATCAGCCGGGTCCTGTTCTTTCTCTACGAGCCGGCGTGCCGCTTCGTGCTGCGACACCGCGCCCTGACCCTCATCGTCGCGCTCGCCCTGGTGGCGTCGACGGTGCCGGTCTACCTCCGCCTCGGCTCCGAGTTCATGCCACCGCTCAACGAGGGCGACTTCCTCTACATGCCGACCGCCCTCCCCGGCATGTCGGTGACCGAGGCGCAGCGCATCCTGCAGGCGCAGGATCGCGTGCTGATGACCTTCCCCGAGGTGGCGCGGGTCTTCGGCAAAGCCGGGCGCGCGGACAGCCCGACCGACCCGGCCCCGTTCTCGATGGTCGAGACGACGGTCCTGCTGAAGCCGGAGTCGGAGTGGCGGCGCGTTCCGCGCTGGTACTCGGACTGGCCGCGCTGGGTGCAGGCGATCGGCGCCCGTTTCGTGCCGCCGCACCGCACCTTCGAGGAGCTGCAGAACGAGATGGATCGGCAGCTCCGCTTCGCGGGCATCCCCAATATCTGGACGATGCCGATCAAGAACCGCATCGACATGCTGTCCACCGGCGTGCGCACGCCGATCGGCATCAAGATCCTCGGCCCCGACCTCGCGGTCATCCAGCACATCGGCGAGGAGCTCGAGGCGATCCTGCGCGGCGTGCCGGGGACGCGCAATGTCCTCGCCGAACGCACCGCCGGCGGCTACTACCTCGACTTCGACCTCGATCGCGCCGCCCTCGCCCGCTACGGCCTGTCGGTCGACGACGCCCAGTCGGTGATCCTCTCGGCGATCGGCGGCGAGACCGTGACCACCGCCATCGAGGGCCGCGAGCGCTACCCGGTCAACGTGCGCTACGCGCGCGACTTCCGCGACGATCTGCCGGCGCTGCGCCGCGTCCTGGTGCCGACCGCCGGCGGCGCCCAGATCCCGCTGGCGCAGATCGCCGACATCCGCAAGCGCGAGGGGCCGGCGATGATCCGCAACGAGAACGGCCAGCTCGCCGGCTACGTGTACGTGGACATGAGCGGCCGCGACATCGGCGGCTACGTCGACGAGGCCAAGCAGGTGGTCGGCGAGAGGCTGACCCTGCCGACCGGCTACTCGCTGATCTGGTCCGGCCAGTACGAGAACCTGGCGCGCGTCCGCCAACGCCTGGTCTTCGTGCTGCCGCTCACCATCTTCCTCATCGCGCTGCTGCTGTATCTGAACACCAAATCGGCGGTGAAGGCCGGCATCGTGCTGCTCGCCGTGCCGTTCTCCCTGGTCGGCGCCATCTGGCTCCTCTACGCGCTCGGCTACCACCTCTCGATCGCCGTCTGGGTCGGCATGATCGCGCTGATGGGCCTCGACGCCGAGACCGGCGTCTTCATGCTGCTGTTCCTCGACCTCGCCTACGACGAACGCCGCCGCGCCGGGCGGATGAACGGGCGCGCCGATCTCGAGGAGGCCATCGTGCACGGCGCCGTGCGCCGCATCCGGCCCAAGATGATGACGGTGACGGCGATGTTCATGGGGCTGCTGCCCCTGATGTGGTCGATCGGCACCGGCGCCGATCTGATGAAGCGCGTCGCCGCCCCGATGGTCGGCGGCGTCTTCACCTCGTTCGGCATGGAGCTGCTGGTCTATCCGGTGTTGTACTCCCTGTGGAAGGACCGCTTCCCGTCGCCGCGCGCCGCCGTCACGGAGGCGCCGTGA
- a CDS encoding TolC family protein, whose protein sequence is MLCHRAALTFALTLTTATAAAPLTYREALTAALRHNPDIDAAALAVGTRQAQVWQAGLLPNPELRLEAENIGGSGDLAGVESAETTARLLQRVELGGKRPARVAVAEGERDTAAADVELRQAAVAASVAQAFVAVLAAQEQLHLADRLEALATETVAAVAAQARAGAASEVHVLRARLLRNEAVLLRLRRHQELTAARAALAALWADDDPPLTAAEGDLRHLAPPPPLPALLGRLDAAPELTRWQRELGARQSAVRAERAGAVPDLLLGAGPRYFSDTGDVALVAEVTLPLPVFDRRQGAIEAARSHLAAGEAERRAAAVALRAAVTRAQAALVAGYAQTAVLREHALPDADAALATSRAAFRRGALPLDELGDAQRALFDLRSREIEVLAAYHQTAAELERLLGRPPDDGEPTDPDALPGEVLR, encoded by the coding sequence ATGCTGTGCCACCGTGCCGCGCTCACGTTCGCCCTGACCCTGACCACCGCGACCGCCGCCGCCCCGCTCACCTATCGCGAGGCGCTGACGGCGGCGCTCCGCCACAATCCCGACATCGACGCCGCGGCGCTGGCCGTCGGCACCCGCCAGGCGCAGGTCTGGCAGGCCGGGCTGCTGCCCAATCCCGAGCTGCGGCTCGAGGCGGAGAACATCGGCGGCTCCGGCGATCTCGCCGGCGTCGAATCGGCGGAGACCACCGCCAGGCTGTTGCAGCGCGTCGAGCTCGGCGGCAAGCGCCCGGCGCGCGTCGCGGTCGCCGAGGGCGAGCGCGACACCGCCGCCGCCGACGTCGAGCTGCGCCAGGCCGCGGTGGCGGCCAGCGTGGCGCAGGCGTTCGTCGCCGTGCTGGCAGCTCAGGAACAGCTCCACCTGGCCGACCGGCTCGAGGCGCTGGCGACCGAGACGGTGGCGGCGGTGGCGGCGCAGGCGCGGGCCGGCGCCGCCTCGGAGGTGCACGTCCTGCGCGCCCGGCTGCTGCGCAACGAAGCCGTCCTGCTGCGCCTGCGGCGCCACCAGGAGCTGACGGCGGCGCGCGCCGCCCTGGCGGCCCTGTGGGCGGACGACGACCCGCCGCTCACCGCGGCGGAGGGCGACCTGCGCCACCTGGCGCCGCCGCCGCCGCTGCCGGCACTGCTCGGGCGCCTCGACGCGGCGCCGGAGCTGACCCGCTGGCAGCGCGAGCTCGGCGCCCGCCAGTCGGCGGTGCGCGCCGAGCGCGCCGGCGCCGTGCCCGACCTGCTGCTCGGCGCCGGCCCGCGCTACTTCAGCGACACCGGCGACGTCGCCCTGGTCGCCGAGGTCACGCTGCCGCTGCCGGTGTTCGACCGCCGCCAGGGCGCCATCGAGGCAGCGCGCAGCCACCTCGCCGCCGGCGAGGCGGAGCGGCGCGCCGCCGCCGTGGCGCTGCGCGCCGCGGTGACCCGTGCCCAGGCGGCCCTCGTCGCCGGCTATGCGCAGACGGCGGTGTTGCGCGAGCACGCCCTGCCCGATGCCGACGCGGCGCTGGCCACCAGCCGCGCCGCCTTTCGCCGCGGCGCCCTGCCGCTCGATGAGCTGGGCGACGCGCAACGGGCGCTGTTCGACCTGCGCAGCCGCGAGATCGAGGTCCTCGCCGCCTATCACCAGACCGCCGCCGAGCTCGAGCGGCTGCTCGGCCGGCCACCCGACGACGGCGAGCCGACCGACCCCGACGCGCTGCCCGGCGAGGTGCTGCGATGA
- a CDS encoding efflux RND transporter periplasmic adaptor subunit — MSRRRTIPTLLLVLAAAAPPLGADAAPAGHEDSHFTVADFERFGVRFASAGPGMVDTGVELPGEVRPNAERTAHVAAQFAGRVREVRVRVGDAVRAGQTLAIVESDTLAPYPLTTAFDGTVIDQHVTPGETVGPGAPAFVVADLATVWVEINVYQKDLAAVRIGERVRVLGGHGVGEADGAVSFISPVLDQATRTAIARVVLANATGLWRPGLFVTAHVLDPQPAAVVVPRSAVQRMGGAPVVFVVDGDRVEPRPVRLGRSGRQRVEIVDGLAAGTRYAEDGTFLLKAELEADESGHDDH; from the coding sequence ATGAGCCGCCGGAGGACAATCCCCACGCTGCTGCTCGTGCTCGCCGCCGCTGCGCCGCCGCTGGGCGCCGACGCGGCGCCCGCCGGGCACGAGGACTCCCACTTCACCGTCGCCGACTTCGAGCGCTTCGGCGTCCGCTTCGCCAGCGCCGGCCCCGGCATGGTCGACACCGGCGTCGAGCTGCCGGGTGAGGTGCGGCCGAACGCCGAGCGCACCGCGCACGTGGCGGCGCAGTTCGCCGGCCGGGTGCGCGAGGTGCGGGTGCGGGTGGGCGACGCGGTGCGCGCCGGCCAGACCCTGGCGATCGTCGAGAGCGACACGCTGGCCCCCTACCCGCTCACCACGGCCTTCGACGGGACGGTGATCGACCAGCACGTCACCCCCGGCGAGACGGTGGGCCCCGGGGCGCCGGCGTTCGTCGTCGCCGATCTCGCCACCGTCTGGGTCGAGATCAACGTCTACCAGAAGGACCTGGCGGCGGTCCGCATCGGCGAGCGGGTGCGCGTGCTCGGCGGCCACGGCGTCGGCGAGGCGGACGGCGCCGTCTCCTTCATCAGCCCGGTGCTCGACCAGGCGACCCGCACCGCGATCGCCCGCGTCGTCCTGGCCAACGCCACCGGCCTGTGGCGCCCCGGCCTGTTCGTCACCGCGCACGTGCTCGATCCCCAACCCGCCGCGGTCGTCGTGCCGCGCAGCGCCGTGCAGCGCATGGGCGGCGCGCCGGTGGTGTTCGTGGTCGACGGCGATCGCGTCGAGCCGCGGCCGGTGCGCCTCGGGCGCAGCGGCAGGCAGCGGGTGGAGATCGTCGACGGCCTCGCCGCCGGCACGCGCTACGCCGAGGACGGCACCTTCCTCCTCAAGGCGGAGCTCGAGGCCGACGAGAGCGGCCACGACGACCACTGA